A part of Penaeus vannamei isolate JL-2024 chromosome 1, ASM4276789v1, whole genome shotgun sequence genomic DNA contains:
- the LOC113811485 gene encoding arylalkylamine N-acetyltransferase-like 2: MNPANMQPTFMGFYNSMANCFRKYTAPLGTRKPNGTESSEGAPSEPEQDPLAQSATQEEEAQNLGNQVTEEPEEPELPAEPELPPDVLHKHDENIVFKILTQEYADRAVDLLCNHFFKDEPLGKALYLDSPREVDHWLSKILPHLISHGVSVMAIDESADGRLVGVAINSIKKRGDPPGPDDFLNWIDPQKDPKMYRIMSFLQQLASDIDFFGQYGVDRFMSFELLNVDKSYGGRGIASMLVEQSCKVARDQGFTCLVVETTGIFSAKIFSRHNFKTIREVQYSSYRQNGLICFPNTGIHTSARVSVRLQEPANTNS; encoded by the exons CGCCCCTGGGCACTCGCAAGCCCAACGGCACGGAGAGCAGCGAGGGAGCCCCGAGTGAGCCGGAGCAGGACCCCCTGGCCCAGAGCGCAACGCAGGAGGAGGAAGCCCAGAACCTCGGGAACCAAGTGACTGAGGAACCCGAGGAACCTGAACTCCCCGCGGAGCCCGAACTCCCTCCCGACGTGCTTCACAAACACGACGAGAACATAGTGTTTAAG ATTCTCACACAGGAGTACGCGGACAGAGCGGTCGACCTCCTGTGCAATCACTTCTTCAAGGACGAGCCCCTTGGGAAGGCCCTCTATCTTGACAGTCCTAGAGAGGTTGACCATTGGCTCTCCAAAATCCTGCCACACTTG ATTTCCCACGGCGTCTCAGTGATGGCGATAGACGAGTCTGCTGACGGGCGCCTTGTGGGCGTGGCTATCAACAGCATCAAGAAGCGTGGAGATCCCCCGGGACCCGACGACTTTCTTAACTGGATTGACCCTCAGAAGGATCCCAAGATGTACAGGATCATGTCCTTCCTACAACAGCTGGCTAGTGATATAGATTTCTTCGGACAATATGGTGTCGACAGG TTCATGAGTTTCGAACTCCTGAACGTGGACAAATCCTATGGCGGTCGTGGAATCGCCTCCATGTTAGTGGAACAGTCGTGCAAAGTCGCTCGGGATCAAGGTTTCACTTGCCTCGTGGTGGAGACGACAG GCATCTTCTCCGCCAAAATCTTTTCCCGCCACAACTTCAAGACCATTCGGGAGGTCCAGTATTCGTCATACCGCCAGAACGGACTCATCTGCTTCCCCAACACCGGAATCCACACCTCCGCCCGCGTGTCCGTCAGGCTTCAAGAACCCGCGAACACCAACTCTTAG